One region of Spirochaetota bacterium genomic DNA includes:
- a CDS encoding PAS domain S-box protein, with product MDLSSKTLLLVEDEVIIGMSEAKTLEYEGYNVVHALSGEDAIDLCCHRDRDIDLILMDIDLGRGIDGTQAAQEILKAHDIPVVFLSSHTEKEMVDRTEKITSYGYVVKNSGATVLAASIKMAFKLHEANMLLRNSSDNFSTVFHANPDAMLISRLNDGALVDINAAFTNLIGYSRDEAVGRSAVKDLRLWVNPEERLRIMSEVERKGRIDGVEAPIRTKDDSVKTLQMSASKIIYNNEPCVIIVTRDLTERKRAEEKLNATFRQMYDIIEFLPDPTFVIDSDRTVIYWNKAMEDLTGVRKEAIIGQGDYAYALPFYRERRPILLDLLDSPSAELESRYGSISRIGSNVYAETYISHLNDGGGAYLWLKAAPLFDSAGVRIGAVEVIRDITERKQSEQLLRQSEERFSKAFHSSPAPMVISEIDTGRFLEVNEQWLKLTGYRADELIGRTNKELGITPNYEDRERTVAELRRKGSTREAPMRVKTKSGVLCDVLWSMEIINLGGREVMLSLVYDFTARKKIEDELTATKALLTGCFDQTPIPMALLSMPDQVIRIVNSASRELLGIDDEPSVIGLPLSQLKPTWREYDDTGNPIPFSEIPISLAVRGSRAHNEEYSVVRKDGSRRRIRASAAPIFSATGEQIGAYLVFPDITDLKEVEESLRRSEERYRRLFENTILGIFQTTVSGELVSANPAMASLTGYDSPDELIAHLGKDISKVYADPENRKGLVNMIIGKESLRKFESLFRRKDGSTFPVYLYAWPVFDSENRLAWIEGLVDDITERKAAEERVTATFRQMHDIIEFLPDPTFVIDRDHRVIYWNKAMEDLTGVRKEDIIGQGDYAYALPFYRERRPILIDLVDCSSAEIESKYSYVLRTGNNVYAEIHAAPLNQGAGAYLWGVASQLFDSGGRRIGAIEVIHDITERMKIKDALNESESMYRLLAENTDDVIWVLGADMRFTYVSPSIHKLIGMNPEEARTLTLEEILTPESLQRTRELFNGYLADMDSGSDPHARIEVEEYRKDGSTVWVDNTINILRDTEGRIIGFLGVAKDISERKRMEEELERSLRQKETLMKELQHRVKNNLNLISSLLNIEMEKLPEERSRRVFIDAMSRINSLSALYEKLVQSNDLDNIDLSLYIEDLADMVMKTYATARGNIGLSLNLDKVNLDIKRAVPIGIILNELITNSIKYAFPAGKTGDICVALKTEGDRIELDVSDNGVGLPEDFNQEKTETMGLSLVNLLTRQIDATYTIKSDRGTQVSLEFDL from the coding sequence ATGGATCTATCATCAAAGACGCTGTTACTCGTCGAAGACGAAGTTATCATCGGGATGTCTGAAGCGAAAACCCTGGAATATGAAGGCTATAATGTCGTTCACGCCCTGTCCGGGGAAGACGCCATCGACCTGTGCTGCCACAGAGACCGCGACATCGACCTTATCCTTATGGACATAGACCTGGGGAGAGGGATCGACGGCACCCAGGCTGCCCAGGAGATACTGAAAGCACACGACATACCCGTGGTATTCCTTTCATCGCATACCGAGAAGGAGATGGTCGACAGGACCGAGAAGATAACATCCTACGGCTACGTGGTCAAGAACAGCGGGGCCACGGTGCTCGCGGCATCGATCAAAATGGCCTTCAAGCTCCATGAGGCTAACATGCTTCTCCGGAACAGCAGCGACAACTTCTCCACCGTGTTTCACGCGAACCCCGATGCCATGCTCATATCCAGGTTAAACGACGGCGCGCTGGTCGACATCAATGCCGCCTTTACAAATCTTATCGGGTATTCCAGGGATGAAGCCGTCGGCCGCTCAGCAGTAAAGGACCTTCGCCTGTGGGTCAACCCGGAGGAACGGCTGAGGATAATGTCGGAAGTGGAGCGAAAGGGGCGTATCGACGGTGTTGAAGCGCCCATTCGCACCAAAGACGATTCCGTAAAGACCCTTCAGATGTCGGCAAGCAAGATCATCTATAATAACGAACCGTGTGTAATCATAGTCACCCGGGACCTTACCGAACGCAAGCGGGCGGAAGAGAAGTTGAACGCCACCTTCCGGCAGATGTATGACATCATCGAGTTCCTGCCCGATCCCACCTTTGTCATCGACAGCGACCGAACAGTCATCTACTGGAACAAGGCCATGGAGGATTTGACCGGTGTAAGAAAGGAAGCGATAATCGGCCAGGGCGATTACGCCTACGCCCTACCCTTTTACCGGGAGCGGCGGCCGATCCTGTTAGACCTCCTTGACTCTCCGTCTGCCGAACTGGAATCGCGATACGGTTCCATAAGTCGCATCGGGAGCAATGTATATGCTGAAACATACATTTCCCATCTGAATGACGGCGGCGGCGCCTATCTCTGGCTCAAAGCAGCTCCCCTCTTTGACTCCGCCGGCGTGCGAATAGGCGCCGTGGAGGTGATTCGCGACATCACCGAGCGAAAGCAATCGGAACAGCTGCTGCGGCAGAGCGAGGAGCGCTTTTCAAAAGCCTTTCATTCAAGCCCGGCGCCCATGGTCATATCGGAGATAGACACGGGCCGGTTCCTCGAGGTGAACGAGCAGTGGCTCAAGCTGACCGGCTACAGAGCCGATGAACTGATCGGCCGCACGAATAAGGAATTGGGAATTACTCCCAACTACGAGGACCGGGAGCGAACGGTTGCCGAGTTGCGCAGGAAAGGGTCTACCAGGGAAGCGCCGATGCGAGTGAAAACAAAATCGGGCGTACTCTGTGACGTGCTCTGGTCCATGGAAATTATCAACCTGGGAGGGCGGGAAGTCATGCTTTCACTGGTCTATGACTTCACTGCCCGTAAAAAAATTGAAGATGAGCTGACTGCCACAAAGGCTCTATTGACCGGTTGTTTCGACCAGACACCGATCCCGATGGCGCTGTTGAGCATGCCCGACCAGGTCATCCGGATAGTCAATTCGGCGTCCCGCGAGCTTCTGGGCATTGATGATGAACCGAGCGTCATAGGCCTTCCATTATCTCAACTGAAGCCGACATGGAGGGAGTATGACGATACGGGCAATCCGATCCCGTTCTCCGAGATTCCGATATCATTGGCCGTGCGGGGAAGCAGGGCGCATAATGAAGAGTATTCCGTTGTCCGCAAGGATGGCTCGCGACGCCGGATACGGGCAAGCGCCGCCCCCATATTCAGCGCTACAGGCGAACAGATCGGTGCGTATCTGGTATTCCCTGATATCACCGACCTGAAGGAGGTCGAGGAGTCGCTGCGCAGGAGCGAGGAGCGTTACCGGCGTTTATTCGAAAACACCATACTGGGAATATTCCAGACAACGGTCTCCGGAGAGCTGGTTTCCGCCAATCCGGCGATGGCATCCTTGACCGGGTATGATTCCCCGGACGAGTTAATCGCTCACCTGGGAAAGGATATCTCGAAAGTTTATGCCGACCCCGAAAACAGGAAAGGCCTTGTCAATATGATAATCGGCAAGGAATCGCTGCGCAAGTTCGAATCCCTGTTCCGCAGGAAGGATGGGAGCACCTTCCCGGTTTATTTATACGCATGGCCGGTATTTGATTCAGAGAACAGGCTGGCATGGATCGAGGGACTGGTTGACGATATAACCGAACGGAAGGCTGCGGAAGAGAGAGTGACCGCGACCTTCCGGCAGATGCATGATATCATCGAGTTCCTGCCCGACCCGACCTTTGTCATCGACCGGGACCACAGGGTTATCTACTGGAACAAGGCCATGGAGGACCTGACCGGCGTCAGAAAGGAAGATATAATCGGCCAGGGCGATTACGCCTACGCTCTTCCCTTTTACCGGGAGCGACGGCCGATCCTGATCGACCTCGTCGATTGTTCCTCCGCGGAAATCGAGTCGAAGTACAGCTACGTGCTTCGAACCGGAAATAATGTTTACGCCGAGATACACGCGGCCCCCCTGAACCAGGGCGCCGGGGCCTATCTCTGGGGAGTGGCTTCGCAGCTCTTTGATTCCGGAGGCCGCAGGATCGGGGCAATCGAGGTAATCCACGATATCACCGAACGGATGAAGATAAAAGACGCTCTCAATGAAAGCGAATCGATGTACCGTCTCCTGGCCGAGAACACCGACGATGTCATCTGGGTTCTTGGCGCCGATATGCGTTTTACCTACGTCAGCCCTTCAATCCATAAACTGATCGGCATGAATCCCGAAGAGGCGCGGACGCTGACACTTGAGGAAATCCTGACTCCGGAGTCGCTGCAAAGGACGCGCGAGCTGTTCAACGGATATCTGGCCGATATGGACAGCGGATCGGATCCCCATGCCCGCATCGAGGTCGAGGAATACCGCAAGGACGGCTCCACGGTCTGGGTGGACAACACCATAAACATATTGCGGGATACCGAAGGGCGGATCATCGGTTTCTTGGGAGTGGCCAAGGATATATCGGAGCGCAAACGGATGGAGGAAGAGCTGGAGAGGTCGCTCAGGCAGAAAGAGACCCTCATGAAAGAGCTCCAGCACCGGGTGAAGAACAATCTCAATCTCATTTCCAGCTTGCTTAATATTGAAATGGAGAAATTACCCGAGGAGAGAAGCCGGCGGGTGTTCATTGACGCCATGTCCCGCATCAATTCGCTGTCCGCCCTCTATGAAAAGCTCGTTCAATCAAATGACCTTGATAATATCGACTTGTCGCTGTATATAGAAGACCTGGCGGACATGGTCATGAAAACATATGCCACGGCCCGGGGGAATATCGGCCTTTCGCTGAACCTGGACAAAGTCAATCTCGACATCAAGCGGGCGGTGCCGATCGGAATCATTCTCAATGAGCTCATTACCAATTCCATCAAATACGCCTTTCCCGCGGGCAAAACCGGCGATATATGCGTCGCCCTCAAAACCGAAGGGGACAGGATCGAGCTCGACGTATCGGACAACGGTGTGGGACTGCCTGAGGACTTCAACCAGGAAAAAACCGAGACCATGGGGTTGAGCCTGGTGAATCTGTTGACCAGGCAGATCGACGCCACCTATACCATCAAGAGCGACAGGGGGACGCAGGTATCGCTGGAATTCGATCTTTAA
- a CDS encoding (2Fe-2S)-binding protein yields MKIAFILNGTERIVDTAPDRRAVDLLRDDLGLTGTKEGCGEGECGACTILVDGTSRLSCLMTAAQLGGRRVTTIEGLAPEGELHPVQAAFIEAGAVQCGFCTPGMVLSAVSLLSANPEPTREQIREALSGNICRCTGYVKIVDAVELAARRLRVEEDR; encoded by the coding sequence TTGAAGATTGCATTCATACTGAACGGGACTGAACGAATCGTGGACACCGCGCCGGACCGCCGCGCCGTGGACCTGCTCCGGGACGACCTGGGCCTCACCGGCACCAAGGAGGGCTGCGGCGAAGGCGAATGCGGCGCCTGCACGATCCTGGTGGACGGGACGAGCCGCCTCTCGTGCCTCATGACCGCGGCACAGCTCGGCGGCCGGCGCGTCACCACCATCGAGGGACTCGCCCCGGAGGGAGAGCTCCATCCGGTCCAGGCGGCCTTCATCGAGGCCGGGGCGGTGCAGTGCGGCTTCTGCACGCCGGGCATGGTCCTCTCCGCCGTATCGCTCCTGTCCGCGAACCCGGAACCCACGCGGGAGCAGATACGCGAGGCGCTGAGCGGCAATATCTGCCGCTGCACCGGCTACGTCAAAATCGTGGACGCGGTGGAGCTGGCGGCGCGCCGCCTGCGCGTAGAGGAGGACCGATGA
- the hisC gene encoding histidinol-phosphate transaminase, producing METRQFSLDRLVPDYIRCFEPYTPSKPDPELMSLYNCTRLFRMNNNENPLGPTQAAREIISRFPPPRASVYPSGDSYYLRCRLAEKFGLHPDQFIVGNGANEVIAFVIKAFCEQGDSIITADKTFAVYEWVAQFSGFRAELVPLRDFAFDIDGMLGRIDGRTKILFLCNPNNPTGTYVTGAGVRRLLDAVRGRQIVVVDEAYFEFVDREDYPDCMGLIAEYPNLVVFRTFSKMYALAGLRIGYLAGSKEVVDIIRRTCVVYSVNGLAQEAAIASLGDGEHILRTRHMVRDGKAFLTRELGLLKLEHHCAEGNFLMVRLGMSDGLAYRKLMTHGVMVRSMTGFRFPNYIRVTITTPEAHEALVESLAAITRQPA from the coding sequence ATGGAAACGCGTCAATTTTCCCTGGACAGGCTTGTGCCGGATTACATACGCTGCTTCGAGCCTTATACTCCGAGCAAGCCCGACCCGGAGCTGATGAGCCTCTACAACTGCACGCGCCTCTTCCGCATGAACAACAACGAGAATCCCCTGGGGCCGACGCAGGCCGCCCGTGAGATAATAAGCCGCTTCCCGCCGCCGCGCGCGTCGGTCTATCCCAGCGGCGACTCCTATTACCTGCGCTGCAGGCTGGCGGAGAAGTTCGGGCTGCACCCGGACCAGTTCATCGTGGGCAACGGGGCCAACGAGGTGATCGCCTTCGTCATCAAGGCCTTCTGCGAGCAGGGCGATTCCATCATCACGGCGGACAAGACTTTCGCCGTGTATGAATGGGTGGCGCAGTTTTCCGGCTTCAGGGCCGAGCTCGTGCCCCTCAGGGATTTCGCCTTCGATATAGACGGCATGCTCGGCAGGATCGACGGGCGGACCAAGATACTCTTCCTCTGCAATCCCAACAACCCTACCGGCACCTACGTGACCGGGGCGGGGGTCCGCCGCCTTCTCGACGCGGTGCGGGGAAGGCAGATCGTCGTGGTCGACGAGGCCTATTTCGAGTTCGTGGACCGGGAGGATTACCCGGACTGCATGGGCCTCATCGCCGAGTATCCGAACCTGGTGGTGTTCCGCACCTTTTCGAAGATGTACGCCCTGGCGGGCCTCAGGATAGGGTACCTGGCCGGATCGAAGGAGGTCGTGGACATCATCCGCAGGACCTGCGTGGTCTATTCCGTCAACGGCCTGGCCCAGGAGGCGGCGATCGCCTCCCTCGGCGACGGGGAGCACATCCTTCGTACGAGGCATATGGTGCGCGACGGCAAGGCCTTCCTGACCAGGGAGCTCGGTCTCCTGAAGCTGGAGCACCATTGCGCCGAGGGGAACTTCCTCATGGTACGCCTCGGCATGAGCGACGGCCTGGCCTACCGGAAGCTCATGACCCACGGCGTCATGGTGCGCAGCATGACCGGGTTCCGGTTTCCCAATTATATACGCGTCACCATCACGACACCTGAGGCCCATGAGGCACTCGTGGAGTCCCTGGCCGCGATCACCCGCCAACCGGCATGA
- a CDS encoding nucleotidyltransferase family protein, producing the protein MPRNDGIAAVVPAAGRSSRAGAFKPLLPMGDKTVLERVIDTLRSAGVEIIVVVIGHNREMMIPEAERLGASWALNEYPGGDMLSSVRAGVRALPVSARKFFLLPADMPMVREGTLRALMELSDRDGSAVVYPVLDGRKGHPPLIDMGCAPAILAHEGGGGLRDILSLFGTSSSYLPCGDPGVLMDIDTMADYRSCLDLLKS; encoded by the coding sequence ATGCCGCGGAATGACGGAATCGCCGCGGTCGTGCCTGCCGCGGGCCGCTCCTCCCGCGCGGGCGCCTTCAAGCCGCTCCTCCCCATGGGAGATAAAACCGTGCTGGAACGGGTCATAGACACCCTGCGCTCCGCCGGCGTGGAGATCATCGTCGTGGTCATCGGGCACAACAGGGAAATGATGATCCCGGAGGCGGAGCGCCTGGGCGCTTCATGGGCCCTGAACGAATACCCTGGCGGCGACATGCTCTCCTCGGTGCGGGCCGGCGTGCGGGCCCTGCCCGTATCGGCGCGAAAATTCTTCCTCCTGCCCGCGGACATGCCGATGGTCAGGGAAGGCACCCTGCGGGCCCTCATGGAGCTGTCGGACCGCGATGGGTCCGCCGTGGTCTACCCGGTTCTTGACGGCAGGAAGGGACATCCTCCCCTCATCGACATGGGCTGCGCTCCGGCGATACTCGCTCACGAAGGCGGAGGCGGCCTCCGGGATATCCTGTCCCTCTTCGGGACGTCATCGTCATATCTCCCCTGCGGCGATCCGGGCGTACTCATGGACATCGACACCATGGCGGATTACAGGTCATGCCTGGACCTGCTAAAGAGTTGA
- a CDS encoding xanthine dehydrogenase family protein subunit M → MRPVFLPSSMGELWTIMEENPRASLFAGGTDLLVRLRRGTADPPSLICLERIPELQGVTLAGSTVTIGACATFAEMLKEPAAAAVPPVLARAVREIGSPLIRAMGTIGGNICNASPAGDSLPPLHVLDAELDLVSARDRRCVKIGDFITGPGGTCLRPGEVLASVRFKLPEGPVIQHFEKVGARRALACSIVSMAALVRLSGNGVIEGAALAWGGTGPVIIRCGAAESILAGKRLTEETLSAAAGTAREAVMPIDDLRGGAAYRRKVAGNLLMRLLEYA, encoded by the coding sequence ATGAGACCGGTATTCCTCCCCTCTTCGATGGGAGAGCTCTGGACGATCATGGAAGAGAATCCTCGGGCGTCCCTTTTCGCCGGAGGCACTGACCTCCTGGTGCGCCTGCGACGCGGGACCGCCGACCCGCCCTCCCTTATCTGCCTCGAACGGATACCGGAGCTGCAGGGAGTCACTCTTGCAGGATCCACGGTGACCATCGGGGCATGCGCAACCTTTGCCGAGATGCTGAAGGAACCGGCCGCCGCCGCGGTGCCGCCGGTTCTTGCCCGTGCGGTTAGGGAAATCGGCTCCCCCCTGATCCGGGCCATGGGGACTATCGGCGGCAACATCTGCAACGCATCGCCCGCCGGCGATTCCCTGCCGCCCCTCCATGTACTGGACGCGGAGCTGGACCTGGTCTCGGCCCGTGACAGGCGGTGCGTGAAGATAGGCGACTTCATCACCGGCCCGGGCGGGACCTGCCTGCGGCCCGGCGAGGTCCTGGCCTCGGTTAGATTCAAACTGCCAGAAGGCCCCGTGATTCAGCATTTCGAAAAGGTCGGCGCCCGCAGGGCCCTGGCCTGCTCCATCGTGAGCATGGCCGCTTTGGTGCGTCTCTCGGGGAACGGCGTGATCGAAGGGGCCGCCCTGGCCTGGGGCGGCACAGGGCCCGTGATCATACGGTGCGGCGCTGCGGAATCGATACTTGCAGGAAAGCGGCTTACGGAGGAAACCCTGTCCGCCGCCGCCGGGACGGCGCGGGAAGCGGTGATGCCCATTGACGATCTGCGCGGCGGGGCCGCCTACCGCCGTAAGGTGGCCGGCAACCTCCTCATGCGCCTCCTGGAATACGCCTGA
- a CDS encoding xanthine dehydrogenase family protein molybdopterin-binding subunit: MNSIGRGQPRFDAEAKVRGVERYAFDSHPADTLWAGAVRAGVPSGRIRGVDSSAAAALPGVIAVLTAKDVPGTNLQGIVHKDQPVLAGDRVRHCGDPVALVIATDRETLGRARSLVRADIEETPAVFDPEEALRPGAPAVHDQGNLLLSALIEKGDTTAAFKECNIILEQCFEVPFQDHAFIEGQCGTARLGEDGRITITVSTQAPFRDRFEISHALGIGIDRIHVIAPFLGGGFGGKDGATVQCLLALAALHAGGRPVSMRWDREEAFVAGYKRHGARMYYRLGASSRGKLAALECRLYYNTGAYAHLGGEVMELGMEHAGGPYAIPHTRIEGWCVYTNNPVAGAMRGFGVCQVSFAFEGMMDLLAARIGMDPLELRIANALGAGDRNCVGVTVSSSIALRQCLEAVRSDPLWKERERWKSSAGLFRRRGTGIAAVFNAMGYGRGLPDAAIAKIELTPRGTIRVYNGISDMGQGNSSTFVQIAGAILNQDAPRMELEQPDTDRALPSGSSSASRTTYTYANALIPACEDMKKRLFHWAAMVMLVDDTGTLDLEPGCVVHRPTGKRTPLEFLAGIMPEAERLCTNRFIMPVVQNVPRTGTSFRLGFPHEIFSYAAHVARIEIDELTGAVTVSDYAAVTDAGKLINPASFNQQVQGAVAQGIGYALGEEVLLDRGRILNPRFSDYAVPTALDVPDIVSRSVDSEEPSGPCGMKGVGEVGVNGPLPAIAGAVGDALGFRPARSPLKPERIMGRHDDHGGGGKD; encoded by the coding sequence ATGAACAGCATAGGCAGGGGTCAGCCCCGATTCGACGCGGAAGCCAAGGTACGGGGCGTCGAGCGCTACGCCTTCGACAGTCATCCCGCGGACACCCTCTGGGCCGGCGCGGTGCGGGCGGGCGTGCCGAGCGGAAGGATACGCGGCGTCGACTCATCCGCGGCCGCCGCCCTGCCCGGCGTGATCGCAGTCCTTACGGCAAAGGACGTGCCCGGCACCAACCTGCAGGGCATCGTCCACAAGGACCAGCCGGTCCTGGCCGGGGACCGCGTCCGCCATTGCGGCGATCCCGTGGCCCTGGTGATCGCCACTGACCGGGAAACCCTCGGGCGCGCCCGCTCCCTGGTCAGGGCGGACATCGAGGAAACGCCGGCGGTTTTCGATCCCGAGGAGGCGCTGAGGCCCGGCGCTCCCGCGGTGCACGATCAGGGAAACCTGCTGCTCAGCGCCCTCATAGAAAAGGGAGACACGACCGCCGCCTTCAAGGAGTGCAATATCATACTGGAACAATGCTTCGAAGTGCCCTTCCAGGACCACGCCTTCATCGAGGGGCAGTGCGGCACCGCGCGTCTCGGCGAGGACGGGCGCATCACCATAACAGTATCCACCCAGGCCCCTTTCAGGGACCGCTTCGAGATTTCCCATGCCCTGGGAATCGGCATAGACCGGATTCATGTGATCGCCCCCTTCCTCGGCGGCGGCTTTGGCGGCAAGGACGGCGCCACGGTCCAGTGCCTTCTCGCCCTGGCGGCCCTCCACGCGGGCGGGCGTCCCGTCTCCATGCGGTGGGACCGTGAGGAGGCCTTCGTCGCCGGATACAAGCGCCATGGGGCCCGCATGTATTACCGGCTCGGCGCCTCGTCCAGGGGAAAACTCGCGGCCCTGGAATGCCGCCTCTACTATAACACGGGCGCCTACGCCCACCTGGGCGGCGAGGTGATGGAGCTGGGAATGGAACACGCCGGCGGACCCTACGCCATCCCCCACACGCGCATCGAGGGATGGTGCGTGTACACGAACAATCCCGTGGCAGGGGCCATGCGCGGCTTCGGCGTGTGCCAGGTAAGCTTCGCCTTCGAAGGTATGATGGACCTCCTGGCCGCCAGGATCGGCATGGACCCACTGGAGCTGCGCATCGCCAACGCCCTCGGGGCGGGAGACCGGAACTGCGTCGGCGTCACCGTGTCCTCCTCCATCGCGCTGCGCCAGTGCCTGGAGGCGGTCAGGAGCGATCCCCTCTGGAAGGAGCGGGAGCGATGGAAGTCCTCGGCCGGGCTCTTCAGGCGCCGCGGCACGGGCATCGCCGCGGTCTTCAACGCCATGGGCTACGGCAGGGGCCTCCCCGACGCGGCCATCGCCAAGATAGAGCTCACGCCGCGCGGAACCATCCGCGTCTACAACGGCATTTCCGACATGGGCCAGGGCAATTCCAGCACCTTCGTTCAGATCGCCGGCGCCATCCTCAACCAGGACGCGCCGCGCATGGAGCTGGAACAGCCGGACACCGACCGCGCCCTGCCCTCGGGCTCCTCCTCGGCCAGCAGGACGACCTACACCTATGCGAACGCCCTCATACCCGCCTGCGAGGACATGAAAAAGCGCCTCTTCCATTGGGCCGCCATGGTCATGCTCGTCGACGACACCGGGACCCTGGACCTTGAGCCGGGCTGCGTGGTCCACCGCCCCACCGGGAAAAGAACGCCGCTGGAATTCCTGGCCGGCATCATGCCCGAAGCGGAGCGCCTCTGCACGAACCGCTTCATCATGCCCGTTGTGCAAAATGTCCCCCGCACGGGGACCTCCTTCCGCCTCGGCTTTCCCCACGAGATATTTTCCTACGCCGCCCATGTCGCGCGGATCGAGATCGACGAGCTCACCGGCGCGGTCACCGTCAGCGATTACGCCGCGGTCACCGACGCGGGGAAGCTCATCAACCCGGCCTCCTTCAACCAGCAGGTACAGGGCGCCGTGGCCCAGGGCATCGGCTACGCCCTGGGCGAGGAGGTGCTCCTCGACCGGGGGCGCATCCTGAACCCGCGCTTTTCCGATTACGCTGTCCCCACGGCCCTGGACGTTCCGGACATCGTATCCCGGTCCGTCGACTCCGAGGAGCCGTCCGGTCCCTGCGGCATGAAAGGCGTGGGCGAGGTGGGGGTCAACGGCCCCCTGCCCGCCATCGCCGGCGCCGTGGGAGACGCCCTCGGCTTCCGCCCCGCGCGCTCCCCCCTGAAGCCGGAGCGGATCATGGGCAGGCACGATGATCATGGCGGAGGAGGAAAGGATTGA
- a CDS encoding MFS transporter produces MTQKLFTKEFIALNAVTLFAFFNMAVFYGFYNYLGTIGIPRDLRGVILGIEPMTAFILRPFVMTRLHARNSHRVMLLGLGLLAACLCSYSWALSIPTLALLRLIHGAAFVLLISASFTLVVNFIPAERSGQGFGVISTVTLIPYAVMPMLAEALSRVTGSQARIYAIISLFALPALGLLLAAKKGIDAALEANPAAASSRPDGAALRRNLADPRIMVMLAAYVMLYFSHATVFYFMKDRAAGLGGNAVGCFFAVSTAVIIGVRALGGVFFDRIGKLPVAGAFLILLIASFTAMVRVVSPEWLTGVAAMYGLSIGVALPLMNAVMFGLSPAGLRGFNTNLTLFMMDAGYFISPFLGGHLIASGMPVSSLFILCACLAAACLVCLAAVGMMKGNRKNPEETGV; encoded by the coding sequence ATGACACAAAAGCTTTTCACGAAAGAATTCATAGCCCTCAACGCGGTAACCCTGTTCGCCTTTTTCAACATGGCCGTGTTCTACGGCTTCTACAATTACCTCGGCACCATCGGGATTCCCCGGGACCTGAGGGGCGTGATCCTCGGCATTGAGCCGATGACCGCCTTCATCCTGCGCCCCTTCGTCATGACCCGGCTTCATGCCCGGAACTCACACCGGGTCATGCTCCTGGGACTGGGCCTGCTGGCCGCGTGCCTCTGCTCCTATTCGTGGGCCCTGTCGATCCCGACCCTGGCGCTGCTCCGCCTGATCCACGGGGCCGCCTTCGTCCTGCTCATCTCCGCCAGCTTCACCCTGGTGGTGAATTTCATCCCGGCTGAGCGAAGCGGCCAGGGCTTCGGCGTGATCAGCACCGTCACCCTCATCCCCTACGCGGTCATGCCCATGCTCGCCGAGGCCCTCTCGCGGGTCACCGGGAGCCAGGCGCGGATCTACGCGATCATTTCCCTGTTCGCGCTCCCCGCCCTGGGCCTGCTCCTGGCGGCGAAGAAGGGGATCGACGCTGCCCTTGAGGCGAACCCGGCCGCGGCCTCATCCAGGCCGGACGGCGCGGCCCTCCGCAGGAACCTGGCCGATCCGAGGATCATGGTCATGCTCGCCGCCTATGTCATGTTATATTTCTCCCACGCCACAGTTTTCTATTTCATGAAAGACCGCGCGGCCGGGCTCGGCGGAAACGCCGTGGGCTGTTTTTTCGCCGTCTCCACCGCCGTCATCATCGGTGTCCGGGCCCTCGGCGGCGTGTTTTTCGACAGGATCGGGAAGCTTCCCGTCGCGGGCGCTTTCCTGATCCTCCTTATCGCCTCGTTCACCGCCATGGTCCGCGTCGTTTCGCCCGAATGGCTTACCGGCGTCGCCGCGATGTACGGCCTCTCCATCGGGGTCGCGCTGCCCCTCATGAACGCCGTGATGTTCGGCCTCTCGCCGGCCGGACTCCGGGGATTCAATACGAACCTCACCCTCTTCATGATGGACGCGGGCTATTTCATCAGCCCCTTCCTGGGAGGGCATCTCATCGCTTCGGGCATGCCCGTCAGCTCCCTCTTCATCCTGTGCGCCTGCCTGGCCGCGGCCTGCCTGGTCTGCCTGGCCGCGGTCGGCATGATGAAGGGGAACAGGAAAAACCCGGAAGAAACCGGTGTCTAA